A region of Acidithiobacillus ferridurans DNA encodes the following proteins:
- a CDS encoding sigma-54-dependent transcriptional regulator, giving the protein MPRPVPIILTIDDDPDFLRLLGLWLESEGYQVLASSDPVQGMQTLQTAMPDLVITDLRMPGMDGMAVLETVQALDPDLPVILLTAHGSIPNAVAAMRAQAFGYLSKPFSNEELQELTTAALAQRHAGQETRKLRAALRQQAGQSILHRSPAMAALVDELACVADSKASVFLSGESGSGKERVARAIHDASPRRDGPFIAVNCGAISAGLAESELFGHVKGAFTGATQDHTGLIRSASGGTLFLDEIADLPLALQVKLLRVLQEGTLRPVGAKTEISVDLRVISATHQDIHALTADGTFREDLYYRLHVIPLRVPSLSERAEDILLLAQHFLDRESQRMNRDILGFSPEALDKLMQRSWPGNVRELENAVTFAAAVTEKGWVAADAIPDNGRQGGQSAFPPLQDAKAAFERGYLENLLRATDGNISRAARIAGRHRTDLYKLMRKHSLAPQLFKNPEDRDEE; this is encoded by the coding sequence ATGCCCAGACCAGTTCCCATCATCCTCACCATTGACGATGATCCCGACTTTCTGCGCCTGCTCGGCCTCTGGCTGGAAAGTGAGGGATACCAGGTCCTGGCCAGCAGTGATCCCGTACAGGGCATGCAGACGTTGCAGACGGCCATGCCGGATCTGGTCATCACCGATCTGCGCATGCCGGGCATGGATGGAATGGCCGTGCTGGAGACGGTGCAGGCCCTCGATCCCGACCTCCCCGTCATCCTCCTCACCGCCCACGGCAGCATCCCCAACGCCGTGGCAGCCATGCGTGCCCAGGCGTTCGGATATCTGAGCAAACCCTTCAGCAACGAAGAGCTCCAGGAGTTGACCACCGCCGCCCTGGCGCAGCGCCACGCCGGGCAGGAAACCCGCAAACTCCGGGCGGCGTTGCGGCAACAGGCCGGGCAGAGCATCCTCCATCGCAGCCCCGCCATGGCGGCGCTGGTGGATGAGCTGGCGTGCGTTGCCGACTCGAAAGCCAGCGTTTTCCTTTCCGGAGAAAGCGGTTCCGGCAAGGAACGTGTCGCTCGCGCCATCCACGACGCCAGCCCGCGCCGTGACGGCCCGTTCATTGCGGTCAATTGCGGTGCCATCTCCGCCGGGCTGGCGGAGAGCGAACTCTTCGGCCATGTCAAGGGCGCCTTCACCGGTGCCACCCAGGATCACACCGGTTTGATCCGCAGCGCCAGCGGCGGCACGCTGTTCCTCGATGAAATCGCCGACCTGCCTCTCGCCCTGCAGGTCAAATTGCTCCGTGTCCTTCAGGAAGGTACCTTGCGCCCCGTCGGCGCCAAAACGGAAATTTCGGTCGACCTGCGGGTCATCAGTGCCACCCATCAGGACATTCACGCCCTTACTGCCGACGGTACCTTCCGCGAGGATCTTTACTATCGCCTGCATGTCATCCCGCTACGGGTTCCCAGTCTGAGCGAAAGAGCGGAAGACATCCTGCTGCTGGCCCAGCACTTTCTGGATCGGGAGAGTCAACGCATGAACCGGGATATCCTGGGGTTCAGTCCCGAGGCCCTCGACAAGCTGATGCAACGATCCTGGCCCGGTAATGTCCGGGAGTTGGAGAATGCCGTCACCTTTGCCGCGGCGGTCACCGAAAAAGGCTGGGTCGCCGCCGACGCCATCCCCGACAACGGCCGCCAGGGTGGCCAGAGTGCCTTTCCTCCACTGCAGGACGCCAAGGCCGCCTTTGAGCGCGGCTACCTGGAAAATCTGCTGCGCGCGACGGATGGCAACATCTCCCGTGCCGCACGC
- a CDS encoding HAMP domain-containing sensor histidine kinase, which yields MAADFMEGHSTDRESAVPTRVEHHRADSIPRRVLVVALAILMLVGGVVYVAVRSIHTLGNSSDTLVQVGLPLQKQLLQIKNTQHQAEFFRRLAQVLPQAGYEKTFVQLVTSEERDLQTLQRATRDHPALTVAIQQLQSSLTAYAQTTGGSVTEAASKAAVEEKFEAVHLAMTNLLIRQGAAAAAARTRAVQLLYALVFITALLSILIPWRVASALTRPLRAFRRAVEDIGAGKLTNVASEGPQELRDLARSIESMQTRLQEEERLRHEFLSQVSHELITPLASARSGSELLLSERIGPLLPRQREVLEIIVRQVKELYAAIQEMLDMHALQSRSLDFSPQDIAVADVLLDLQKRMQPLTDKKNQILDCGGSKELGVYADPQRLRQILTNLVSNAHKYSPAGGRIEVRATAQQGGILFCVSDNGPGIPDALLERVFERFYQVPVSNRLPRGTGLGLAITRELVSAQGGWIRMHNRSGGGLCAEIWLPAARNAGTV from the coding sequence ATGGCGGCCGATTTCATGGAAGGACACAGCACAGATCGCGAGTCAGCCGTTCCGACGCGCGTCGAACATCACCGAGCCGACTCCATTCCGCGGCGGGTACTGGTGGTCGCTTTGGCGATACTGATGCTGGTGGGCGGTGTGGTCTACGTCGCGGTTCGCTCCATTCACACCCTCGGCAACAGCAGCGATACCCTCGTTCAGGTCGGGTTGCCCCTGCAAAAACAGCTGCTGCAGATCAAGAACACCCAGCATCAGGCGGAATTTTTTCGTCGGCTTGCCCAGGTGCTGCCGCAGGCTGGTTATGAAAAGACCTTCGTCCAACTGGTGACCAGCGAAGAGCGTGACCTGCAGACACTGCAACGCGCCACTCGCGACCACCCCGCCCTCACGGTGGCCATACAACAGTTGCAAAGCAGTCTGACCGCCTATGCGCAGACCACGGGTGGCAGCGTGACCGAGGCGGCGAGCAAAGCCGCCGTCGAAGAAAAGTTCGAGGCTGTACATCTGGCGATGACAAATCTCCTGATCCGCCAGGGCGCGGCGGCGGCGGCGGCACGAACCCGCGCCGTGCAGCTCCTCTATGCGCTGGTCTTCATTACCGCTCTGCTCAGCATACTCATTCCCTGGCGGGTAGCCAGCGCCCTGACCCGGCCCCTCAGGGCTTTTCGTCGCGCCGTCGAGGATATTGGCGCGGGCAAACTGACGAATGTCGCCAGCGAAGGTCCCCAGGAGCTCCGCGATCTCGCCCGGAGCATCGAGAGCATGCAGACCCGGCTGCAGGAAGAGGAACGTTTGCGGCATGAATTTCTCAGCCAGGTGTCTCACGAGCTGATCACGCCGCTGGCGTCGGCACGCTCCGGCAGCGAGCTCCTGCTCAGTGAACGCATCGGTCCGCTCTTGCCGCGACAGCGCGAAGTACTCGAAATCATCGTCCGCCAGGTCAAGGAGTTGTACGCCGCCATCCAGGAAATGCTGGATATGCATGCCCTGCAATCGCGTTCCCTGGACTTCTCACCACAGGACATCGCGGTCGCCGACGTGCTGCTCGACCTGCAAAAACGCATGCAACCACTGACCGACAAAAAAAATCAAATACTGGACTGTGGCGGGTCGAAGGAACTCGGCGTCTATGCCGATCCCCAGAGACTGCGCCAGATCCTCACCAACCTGGTCAGCAACGCCCACAAGTACAGTCCGGCGGGCGGGCGGATCGAGGTTCGCGCGACGGCGCAGCAGGGGGGTATCCTTTTTTGCGTCAGCGACAATGGTCCCGGCATTCCCGATGCCTTGCTGGAACGGGTCTTTGAACGCTTCTATCAGGTGCCGGTCAGCAACCGCCTGCCCCGCGGTACGGGTCTGGGGCTTGCCATCACCCGCGAACTTGTGAGCGCCCAGGGCGGCTGGATCCGCATGCACAATCGCTCCGGAGGCGGTCTCTGCGCCGAGATCTGGCTGCCCGCCGCACGCAATGCCGGAACGGTCTGA